The following are encoded in a window of Longimicrobiaceae bacterium genomic DNA:
- a CDS encoding cob(I)yrinic acid a,c-diamide adenosyltransferase codes for MTTRIYTRTGDRGETGLFGGQRVPKDHARVEAYGEVDELNAVLGLAMGQVSAEDMPEVARRLRVLQGDLFVLGANLATPPPEDGGRPSSYIPPLPRERIEEMERWIDAAEDELPPLRSFILPAGTTGAATLHLARTVCRRAERRLISLARGATVDPDCIRFLNRLSDLLFVWARLANHRAGIPDIPWERGTDGKADTTD; via the coding sequence GTGACGACGAGGATCTATACTCGCACGGGCGACCGGGGCGAGACGGGCCTCTTCGGCGGCCAGCGCGTTCCTAAAGACCACGCTCGGGTCGAGGCGTACGGCGAGGTCGATGAGCTGAACGCCGTGCTCGGCCTCGCCATGGGCCAGGTGTCCGCCGAGGATATGCCCGAGGTGGCACGCAGGCTGCGCGTCCTGCAGGGCGACCTGTTCGTGCTCGGCGCGAACCTGGCGACTCCGCCTCCCGAAGATGGCGGGAGACCCAGCTCGTACATCCCTCCGCTCCCTCGCGAGCGAATCGAGGAGATGGAGCGCTGGATTGACGCCGCCGAGGATGAGCTGCCGCCGCTCCGTTCCTTCATTTTGCCCGCCGGCACCACTGGTGCGGCCACGCTGCACCTGGCACGGACGGTGTGCAGGCGCGCCGAGCGCCGTTTGATCTCGCTCGCCAGGGGAGCGACCGTCGATCCGGATTGTATCCGGTTCCTGAACCGCCTTTCGGACCTGCTCTTCGTCTGGGCACGGCTGGCAAACCACCGAGCCGGTATCCCCGACATCCCCTGGGAGCGGGGGACCGACGGGAAGGCGGACACAACCGACTGA
- a CDS encoding BrxA/BrxB family bacilliredoxin, which translates to MPYPELLLKPMREELTRVGVQELKTADEVDAALTQSGTTLVVVNSVCGCAARNARPAVVLALRHDVVPDRTVTVFAGQDLEATARAREYFHGYPPSSPSLALLKDGELVYMIERHGIEGRDADEIADELTQAFERYCGAGV; encoded by the coding sequence ATGCCATATCCAGAGCTGTTGCTGAAGCCGATGCGGGAGGAGCTTACCCGAGTGGGCGTCCAGGAGCTGAAGACGGCCGACGAGGTCGACGCGGCACTCACCCAGAGCGGGACCACCCTGGTGGTGGTGAATTCCGTTTGCGGATGCGCCGCGCGGAATGCTCGACCCGCGGTGGTGCTCGCGCTTCGGCACGACGTCGTCCCGGATCGCACCGTTACCGTGTTCGCCGGGCAGGACCTCGAGGCGACCGCCCGGGCGCGTGAATACTTCCACGGCTACCCCCCCTCCTCCCCTTCGCTCGCGCTCCTCAAGGACGGCGAGCTCGTGTACATGATCGAGCGCCACGGCATCGAGGGCCGGGACGCCGACGAGATCGCCGACGAGCTGACGCAGGCCTTCGAGCGCTACTGCGGCGCCGGAGTGTAA
- a CDS encoding long-chain fatty acid--CoA ligase — MATQVASHDHYAGPPLPAFEIDTLPKLFFDSVDHRARPDAVLFKRENQWIPLSHREIERRVAGFAAALLELGVEPGDRVAVLSENRPEWMIADYAVLGLGAVYVPIYATLPANQIAFILADCETKAILVSNQEQYDKIASIRDQVPSLRHIIAFDHFSAASDVLTFEEMVERGSRTEDAIQTFRKRALEVTPDQLATLIYTSGTMGDPKGVMLTHHNLTSNVAAVRAHHVIDPRPGDVGLSFLPLSHVFERMVDYYYWAEGICIAYAESIEKVAENLMEVRPHYMVSVPRLFEKIYTRVMGATGIRRALVMWAKRVGEEFAEQTLAGATPTGGLAFQYRLADRLVFSKLRARTGGRLRAAISGGAPLSHDIARFFFAAGIPVYEGYGLTETSPVLTANRPGKVKLGTVGQAVPGTEIRIDPNGEIVVRGPQIMKGYWNRPDATTACVESDGWFHTGDVGALDEDGFLRITDRIKNLIVTAGGKNIAPQPIENQVALSPYVAQVVMLGDKRAYPTLLIVPDFDNVGAWAREQGITVSDNRALVSDPRVKEFLEKEVFDRLQGLARHEMPKKIAIVPDEFGVDTGELTPSLKVKRRVVEERYADLIERMYAADGDRGDTRDR; from the coding sequence ATGGCAACGCAAGTCGCTTCCCACGACCACTACGCGGGCCCGCCGCTGCCCGCGTTCGAGATCGACACGCTCCCCAAGCTGTTCTTCGACTCGGTCGATCATCGCGCGCGGCCCGATGCGGTCCTGTTCAAGCGCGAGAACCAGTGGATCCCGCTCTCCCACCGGGAGATCGAGCGACGCGTGGCCGGATTTGCGGCGGCGCTGCTCGAGCTCGGGGTGGAGCCGGGAGATCGCGTGGCGGTCCTCTCCGAGAACCGCCCGGAATGGATGATCGCCGACTACGCGGTCCTCGGGCTGGGAGCGGTGTACGTTCCCATCTACGCGACTCTACCTGCCAATCAGATCGCCTTCATCCTCGCCGATTGCGAGACGAAGGCAATCCTCGTGTCCAACCAGGAGCAATACGACAAGATCGCTTCCATCCGCGACCAGGTACCAAGCCTTCGACATATCATTGCCTTCGATCATTTCTCCGCTGCGTCCGACGTACTCACCTTCGAGGAGATGGTCGAGCGCGGGAGCCGCACCGAGGATGCGATCCAGACCTTCCGCAAGCGGGCGCTCGAAGTCACGCCGGATCAGCTCGCCACGCTGATCTATACCTCGGGAACGATGGGCGATCCCAAGGGGGTCATGCTGACCCATCACAACCTCACCTCCAACGTCGCGGCGGTGCGCGCCCATCACGTCATCGATCCCCGACCCGGCGACGTCGGCCTGTCCTTCCTGCCGCTCTCGCACGTATTCGAGCGGATGGTCGACTACTACTACTGGGCCGAGGGGATCTGCATTGCCTATGCGGAGTCGATCGAAAAGGTCGCGGAGAACCTGATGGAGGTCAGACCGCACTACATGGTCTCGGTGCCGCGGCTCTTCGAGAAGATCTACACGCGGGTGATGGGGGCGACGGGGATCCGGCGCGCTCTGGTGATGTGGGCTAAGCGGGTGGGAGAGGAGTTCGCCGAGCAGACGCTCGCCGGGGCAACGCCAACGGGGGGCCTCGCATTCCAGTACCGGCTCGCCGATCGCCTGGTCTTCTCCAAGCTGCGCGCGCGCACCGGCGGCCGCCTTCGCGCCGCGATTTCCGGTGGGGCACCGCTGTCCCATGACATCGCCCGCTTCTTCTTCGCGGCGGGGATCCCCGTTTACGAGGGATACGGACTCACCGAGACCTCGCCGGTGCTCACGGCCAACCGCCCCGGGAAGGTCAAGCTGGGAACTGTGGGTCAGGCGGTGCCTGGTACGGAGATCCGGATCGATCCCAATGGTGAGATCGTGGTGCGCGGTCCGCAGATCATGAAGGGGTACTGGAACCGTCCCGACGCCACCACCGCATGCGTCGAGTCCGACGGCTGGTTCCACACCGGTGACGTGGGGGCGCTGGATGAGGACGGCTTCCTTCGCATCACCGACCGCATCAAGAACCTGATCGTGACTGCGGGCGGCAAGAACATCGCCCCCCAGCCGATCGAAAACCAGGTGGCACTCTCCCCCTACGTCGCACAGGTGGTGATGCTGGGCGACAAGCGGGCGTATCCGACGCTGCTCATCGTTCCCGACTTCGACAACGTCGGCGCGTGGGCGCGCGAGCAGGGGATCACCGTGAGCGACAACCGCGCGCTGGTGAGCGACCCGCGCGTCAAGGAGTTCCTGGAGAAGGAGGTTTTCGACCGCCTGCAGGGACTCGCCAGGCACGAGATGCCGAAGAAGATCGCCATCGTTCCGGACGAGTTCGGGGTGGACACCGGTGAGCTCACGCCCAGCCTGAAGGTGAAGCGCCGGGTCGTGGAGGAGCGCTATGCCGACCTGATCGAGAGGATGTACGCGGCTGATGGAGATCGAGGGGACACTCGCGACCGCTGA
- a CDS encoding VOC family protein, which yields MATAEAGGITGIGQIALRATDLPLTAAFYRDMLGLPAVMEIPNAVFFDCGGVRIMLSVPESAEFEHPASIVYYRVADLQGSYRSLRDRGVRFRTEPHLIARLPDHELWMAFLEDPSGNVLALMSEVKE from the coding sequence ATGGCGACAGCTGAGGCGGGAGGGATTACGGGGATCGGCCAGATCGCGCTACGCGCGACCGATCTACCGCTCACGGCGGCGTTCTATCGCGACATGTTGGGCCTACCGGCGGTAATGGAGATCCCGAATGCCGTCTTCTTCGACTGCGGCGGCGTGCGCATCATGCTCTCGGTGCCGGAGTCGGCCGAGTTCGAACACCCCGCATCGATTGTGTACTACCGGGTCGCCGACCTGCAGGGGAGCTACCGCTCGCTGCGCGATCGCGGCGTGCGGTTCCGGACCGAGCCGCATCTCATCGCTCGCCTGCCGGACCACGAGCTGTGGATGGCATTCCTCGAGGATCCTTCCGGGAACGTGCTTGCGCTGATGAGCGAGGTGAAGGAGTGA